One stretch of Macrobrachium nipponense isolate FS-2020 chromosome 16, ASM1510439v2, whole genome shotgun sequence DNA includes these proteins:
- the LOC135195821 gene encoding uncharacterized protein LOC135195821 isoform X2 produces MGWLQVKRWLSFLPAAFVVYILLHYLVYQPDLTGPQPPVLVPGGRSSNGTQVSDVLGPGASAGRILPPLDQDGDGPTSTNDILTQPPAAAAAALAQERVVSAQAEEEASSNTTTHQGSAITVDSTDSRSLVRFDSARKALGGVSFREPLSALSPPHDDDVSFLSSEGGLIGAGGTEKGLTRAFAQSGPRDPSHSLVESSYSEGVLRGPPEGYHMTSSGALRAIDNTMPSSPEDVSLMSPLASLPSSPTSSSLFPSSPSSSHSGGSEGLLKMSRRGSSPLLAGGHPSTIHNLTSVADSPKSLLSSDPHVLPNRPSSSPNNPPPPPPYPPPNDNPSLTEYDTLDTRQGAKDAALLFDQDSMMRSQYQMYPEGYDANDYSAYQHYKLPEEMMMDEAVHLRRALYHHPPPPPPPPYLHHPMAPRVRELPSRYDPYTFSRRGPEVRAASQEREGRPLQGRAGASSHTAVRVSSTVQTVSSSSSSSGSAADATAKGADAGVLPPQAAAIVEAAKNKPQPPNVVVVQGTGSAPQPKQTVTKKTMVAKSNVASSSGLSINALSGKTKVGEKYESGFSVSHEELCINNGRDLKVLVLITTAPDHEKHRTAVRQTWGHFAIRKDVVMAFVVGRTTNANIQSNIDKENEIYGDIIQANFIDHYANLTLKTVSMFEWVKTYCSESHFVLKTDDDMFINMPLLLTFIDSKKNDRRVMYGRLAKGWKPVRNKKSKYYIDVATYKKTKYPDFLTGPAYLFTSDIVDDIYQKALGTTFFVLEDVLVTGIVGESLRIRRVGDSRFRNEKIKLTDTCTLMKTVSIHMVKYEEQFDIYKRTLDGKAKCKTG; encoded by the exons TACCTGGAGGCCGATCGAGCAACGGAACCCAGGTGTCAGACGTCCTAGGACCCGGGGCCTCCGCTGGTCGGATCCTGCCGCCCCTGGATCAGGACGGAGATGGCCCAACTTCTACGAACGATATCCTCACACAGCCtccggcggcggcggcggcggcgctGGCGCAGGAGCGCGTCGTCTCTGCCCAGGCGGAAGAAGAGGCCAGCAGCAACACGACGACGCATCAAGGTAGTGCCATAACAGTCGACAGCACTGATTCCCGCAGCCTCGTTAGATTTGATAGTGCCCGAAAGGCTCTTGGGGGCGTCTCCTTCAGAGAGCCCTTGTCTGCCCTTTCTCCCCCACACGATGACGACGTCAGCTTCCTCTCGAGCGAGGGCGGGCTGATCGGGGCGGGGGGTACCGAAAAAGGCCTCACCAGGGCGTTCGCTCAGTCCGGACCGAGGGACCCCTCCCACTCGCTGGTGGAGAGTAGCTATAGCGAGGGGGTCCTTCGCGGGCCTCCCGAAGGGTATCACATGACCTCCTCCGGGGCCCTTCGTGCCATTGATAACACGATGCCCTCATCTCCCGAGGATGTCAGTTTGATGTCGCCCTTGGCATCGCTGCCATCGTCACCAACTTCATCCTCATTATTCCCATCATCCCCATCTTCATCTCACTCCGGTGGAAGTGAAGGTTTGCTCAAAATGTCCCGCCGAGGTTCATCTCCCCTCCTGGCAGGAGGCCACCCTTCCACCATCCATAACTTAACCTCTGTTGCAGACAGTCCCAAGAGCCTCCTCTCTTCTGATCCGCATGTCCTCCCCAACCGCCCCTCCTCCTCGCCtaacaatcctcctcctcctcccccctacccccctcccaaCGACAACCCCTCCTTGACTGAATACGACACTCTGGACACCCGCCAGGGAGCGAAGGACGCTGCCCTTTTGTTTGACCAAGACAGCATGATGAGGTCCCAGTACCAGATGTATCCCGAAGGGTACGACGCCAATGATTACTCGGCGTACCAGCACTATAAGCTTCCCGAGGAGATGATGATGGACGAGGCCGTGCATCTTCGCCGCGCCCTCTAccaccatcctcctcctcctcctcctcccccctaccTTCATCATCCAATGGCCCCTCGAGTCCGCGAGCTCCCGTCGAGATATGACCCCTACACCTTCTCCCGAAGGGGACCCGAGGTTCGCGCAGCCAGCCAAGAGCGCGAAGGGCGTCCACTGCAGGGTCGAGCAG GCGCATCATCGCACACGGCTGTGAGAGTGTCCTCCACCGTTCagacagtctcctcctcctcgtcgtcttCGGGAAGCGCAGCTGACGCGACTGCGAAAGGGGCTGACGCCGGTGTCCTCCCACCCCAAGCAGCCGCCATTGTCGAAGCCGCCAAGAACAAGCCTCAGCCTCCGAACGTAGTCGTGGTACAAGGGACCGGCTCTGCGCCTCAGCCGAAGCAGACGGTTACCAAGAAGACGATGGTGGCGAAGAGCAACGTGGCGTCGTCGAGTGGCCTCTCGATTAACGCCCTGAGCGGGAAAACGAAG GTGGGCGAGAAGTATGAATCAGGATTCAGCGTTTCCCACGAAGAGTTGTGTATCAACAATGGGAGAGACCTGAAGGTTCTTGTGTTAATCACAACAGCTCCTGATCACGAAAAGCACCGCACAGCTGTTCGACAAACATGGGGGCATTTTGCCATCAGGAAAGATGTGGTTATGGCATTTGTTGTTGGCAGAACCACAAATGCCAACATCCAGAGTAATATagacaaagaaaacgaaatttaTGGAGATATCATTCAGGCCAACTTCATCGATCACTATGCTAATTTGACCCTCAAAACCGTTTCCATGTTCGAATGGGTGAAAACCTATTGTTCGGAGTCTCATTTTGTCTTGAAGACAGATGATGATATGTTCATTAATATGCCTTTGCTGCTAACATTCATCGATTCGAAGAAAAATGACAGACGGGTTATGTATGGCCGTTTGGCAAAGGGCTGGAAACCTGTTAGAAACAAGAAGAGCAAGTACTATATTGATGTGGCCACTTACAAAAAGACCAAATACCCCGATTTCCTCACTGGTCCTGCATATCTGTTCACCAGTGATATTGTGGACGACATCTACCAAAAAGCTCTGGGGACAACTTTCTTTGTTCTCGAGGATGTGTTAGTGACTGGTATTGTTGGGGAAAGTTTGAGAATTAGAAGAGTTGGAGATTCTCGTTTTAGAaacgaaaaaatcaaattaacagATACATGCACACTCATGAAAACTGTGTCAATCCATATGGTAAAGTATGAAGagcaatttgatatatataagagGACATTAGATGGGAAAGCCAAGTGTAAAACTGGATAG
- the LOC135195821 gene encoding uncharacterized protein LOC135195821 isoform X1: protein MRRTFRFHMGWLQVKRWLSFLPAAFVVYILLHYLVYQPDLTGPQPPVLVPGGRSSNGTQVSDVLGPGASAGRILPPLDQDGDGPTSTNDILTQPPAAAAAALAQERVVSAQAEEEASSNTTTHQGSAITVDSTDSRSLVRFDSARKALGGVSFREPLSALSPPHDDDVSFLSSEGGLIGAGGTEKGLTRAFAQSGPRDPSHSLVESSYSEGVLRGPPEGYHMTSSGALRAIDNTMPSSPEDVSLMSPLASLPSSPTSSSLFPSSPSSSHSGGSEGLLKMSRRGSSPLLAGGHPSTIHNLTSVADSPKSLLSSDPHVLPNRPSSSPNNPPPPPPYPPPNDNPSLTEYDTLDTRQGAKDAALLFDQDSMMRSQYQMYPEGYDANDYSAYQHYKLPEEMMMDEAVHLRRALYHHPPPPPPPPYLHHPMAPRVRELPSRYDPYTFSRRGPEVRAASQEREGRPLQGRAGASSHTAVRVSSTVQTVSSSSSSSGSAADATAKGADAGVLPPQAAAIVEAAKNKPQPPNVVVVQGTGSAPQPKQTVTKKTMVAKSNVASSSGLSINALSGKTKVGEKYESGFSVSHEELCINNGRDLKVLVLITTAPDHEKHRTAVRQTWGHFAIRKDVVMAFVVGRTTNANIQSNIDKENEIYGDIIQANFIDHYANLTLKTVSMFEWVKTYCSESHFVLKTDDDMFINMPLLLTFIDSKKNDRRVMYGRLAKGWKPVRNKKSKYYIDVATYKKTKYPDFLTGPAYLFTSDIVDDIYQKALGTTFFVLEDVLVTGIVGESLRIRRVGDSRFRNEKIKLTDTCTLMKTVSIHMVKYEEQFDIYKRTLDGKAKCKTG, encoded by the exons TACCTGGAGGCCGATCGAGCAACGGAACCCAGGTGTCAGACGTCCTAGGACCCGGGGCCTCCGCTGGTCGGATCCTGCCGCCCCTGGATCAGGACGGAGATGGCCCAACTTCTACGAACGATATCCTCACACAGCCtccggcggcggcggcggcggcgctGGCGCAGGAGCGCGTCGTCTCTGCCCAGGCGGAAGAAGAGGCCAGCAGCAACACGACGACGCATCAAGGTAGTGCCATAACAGTCGACAGCACTGATTCCCGCAGCCTCGTTAGATTTGATAGTGCCCGAAAGGCTCTTGGGGGCGTCTCCTTCAGAGAGCCCTTGTCTGCCCTTTCTCCCCCACACGATGACGACGTCAGCTTCCTCTCGAGCGAGGGCGGGCTGATCGGGGCGGGGGGTACCGAAAAAGGCCTCACCAGGGCGTTCGCTCAGTCCGGACCGAGGGACCCCTCCCACTCGCTGGTGGAGAGTAGCTATAGCGAGGGGGTCCTTCGCGGGCCTCCCGAAGGGTATCACATGACCTCCTCCGGGGCCCTTCGTGCCATTGATAACACGATGCCCTCATCTCCCGAGGATGTCAGTTTGATGTCGCCCTTGGCATCGCTGCCATCGTCACCAACTTCATCCTCATTATTCCCATCATCCCCATCTTCATCTCACTCCGGTGGAAGTGAAGGTTTGCTCAAAATGTCCCGCCGAGGTTCATCTCCCCTCCTGGCAGGAGGCCACCCTTCCACCATCCATAACTTAACCTCTGTTGCAGACAGTCCCAAGAGCCTCCTCTCTTCTGATCCGCATGTCCTCCCCAACCGCCCCTCCTCCTCGCCtaacaatcctcctcctcctcccccctacccccctcccaaCGACAACCCCTCCTTGACTGAATACGACACTCTGGACACCCGCCAGGGAGCGAAGGACGCTGCCCTTTTGTTTGACCAAGACAGCATGATGAGGTCCCAGTACCAGATGTATCCCGAAGGGTACGACGCCAATGATTACTCGGCGTACCAGCACTATAAGCTTCCCGAGGAGATGATGATGGACGAGGCCGTGCATCTTCGCCGCGCCCTCTAccaccatcctcctcctcctcctcctcccccctaccTTCATCATCCAATGGCCCCTCGAGTCCGCGAGCTCCCGTCGAGATATGACCCCTACACCTTCTCCCGAAGGGGACCCGAGGTTCGCGCAGCCAGCCAAGAGCGCGAAGGGCGTCCACTGCAGGGTCGAGCAG GCGCATCATCGCACACGGCTGTGAGAGTGTCCTCCACCGTTCagacagtctcctcctcctcgtcgtcttCGGGAAGCGCAGCTGACGCGACTGCGAAAGGGGCTGACGCCGGTGTCCTCCCACCCCAAGCAGCCGCCATTGTCGAAGCCGCCAAGAACAAGCCTCAGCCTCCGAACGTAGTCGTGGTACAAGGGACCGGCTCTGCGCCTCAGCCGAAGCAGACGGTTACCAAGAAGACGATGGTGGCGAAGAGCAACGTGGCGTCGTCGAGTGGCCTCTCGATTAACGCCCTGAGCGGGAAAACGAAG GTGGGCGAGAAGTATGAATCAGGATTCAGCGTTTCCCACGAAGAGTTGTGTATCAACAATGGGAGAGACCTGAAGGTTCTTGTGTTAATCACAACAGCTCCTGATCACGAAAAGCACCGCACAGCTGTTCGACAAACATGGGGGCATTTTGCCATCAGGAAAGATGTGGTTATGGCATTTGTTGTTGGCAGAACCACAAATGCCAACATCCAGAGTAATATagacaaagaaaacgaaatttaTGGAGATATCATTCAGGCCAACTTCATCGATCACTATGCTAATTTGACCCTCAAAACCGTTTCCATGTTCGAATGGGTGAAAACCTATTGTTCGGAGTCTCATTTTGTCTTGAAGACAGATGATGATATGTTCATTAATATGCCTTTGCTGCTAACATTCATCGATTCGAAGAAAAATGACAGACGGGTTATGTATGGCCGTTTGGCAAAGGGCTGGAAACCTGTTAGAAACAAGAAGAGCAAGTACTATATTGATGTGGCCACTTACAAAAAGACCAAATACCCCGATTTCCTCACTGGTCCTGCATATCTGTTCACCAGTGATATTGTGGACGACATCTACCAAAAAGCTCTGGGGACAACTTTCTTTGTTCTCGAGGATGTGTTAGTGACTGGTATTGTTGGGGAAAGTTTGAGAATTAGAAGAGTTGGAGATTCTCGTTTTAGAaacgaaaaaatcaaattaacagATACATGCACACTCATGAAAACTGTGTCAATCCATATGGTAAAGTATGAAGagcaatttgatatatataagagGACATTAGATGGGAAAGCCAAGTGTAAAACTGGATAG